The proteins below come from a single Tribolium castaneum strain GA2 chromosome 9, icTriCast1.1, whole genome shotgun sequence genomic window:
- the LOC103312712 gene encoding uncharacterized protein LOC103312712 isoform X2, with protein sequence MKTLLVACLALVALPSEQSRPRVLKRGYLLGDYHGAPAMGDLSISPSGWKVNTDDFNLNVDLPAPRRLPPPSVAHVSRQAPPIHILSSNSLEKPVMESQEYIPPQSFGTAVLPQMPPPATPVNAAASNIPANRGAVFLGSGSLGVVSLGNGAYALGSGSIGYSGNRAQPRPTGTVPVYPPLPASPNLIPAAVPSPSPQQPLGLNYDYPLLNVPQVPQVDQNGYEYLPPNRVGFGAPNPPRPLRTRQQFATPTALQVRQQGQQIPNDFQFSVPFGTTAGGIPLA encoded by the exons ATGAAAACG CTTCTGGTAGCTTGTTTAGCCCTTGTGGCGCTTCCTTCAGAGCAGTCCCGCCCCCGCGTCCTGAAACGAGGCTATCTTCTGGGCGACTACCACGGAGCCCCCGCTATGGGCGACCTCTCCATATCGCCCTCCGGATGGAAAG TTAACACGGACGATTTCAACCTAAACGTCGACTTGCCCGCCCCCCGCCGCCTCCCGCCCCCTTCGGTGGCCCACGTGTCCAGACAAGCCCCCCCAATCCATATTCTCTCCTCCAACTCGCTCGAGAAACCCGTCATGGAGTCCCAAGAGTACATCCCGCCACAGTCCTTCGGAACCGCCGTCTTGCCCCAAATGCCGCCCCCGGCCACCCCCGTCAACGCCGCCGCCTCCAATATCCCCGCGAACCGAGGGGCGGTTTTCCTCGGATCGGGATCGCTAGGAGTCGTGAGTTTAGGCAATGGGGCCTATGCTTTGGGGTCGGGCTCGATAGGGTATTCCGGGAATAGGGCGCAGCCTAGGCCTACCGGGACCGTTCCCGTTTATCCCCCTCTGCCAGCGTCCCCGAATTTGATTCCGGCAGCTGTGCCAAGTCCCTCACCCCAACAGCCGTTGGGGTTGAACTACGATTATCCCCTTTTGAATGTGCCCCAAGTGCCCCAAGTTGACCAAAATGGGTACGAGTATTTGCCCCCTAACAGGGTCGGGTTTGGGGCTCCTAATCCCCCGAGACCTCTGAGGACGAGGCAACAGTTTGCCACACCCACAGCTTTGCAGGTGCGACAGCAAGGACAACAAATCCCGAACGATTTCCAGTTTTCGGTGCCTTTTGGGACCACCGCTGGGGGCATCCCTTTAGcctaa
- the LOC103312712 gene encoding uncharacterized protein LOC103312712 isoform X1: MKTLLVACLALVALPSEQSRPRVLKRGYLLGDYHGAPAMGDLSISPSGWKGSISYLHGVHNPLPVHLVNTDDFNLNVDLPAPRRLPPPSVAHVSRQAPPIHILSSNSLEKPVMESQEYIPPQSFGTAVLPQMPPPATPVNAAASNIPANRGAVFLGSGSLGVVSLGNGAYALGSGSIGYSGNRAQPRPTGTVPVYPPLPASPNLIPAAVPSPSPQQPLGLNYDYPLLNVPQVPQVDQNGYEYLPPNRVGFGAPNPPRPLRTRQQFATPTALQVRQQGQQIPNDFQFSVPFGTTAGGIPLA, encoded by the exons ATGAAAACG CTTCTGGTAGCTTGTTTAGCCCTTGTGGCGCTTCCTTCAGAGCAGTCCCGCCCCCGCGTCCTGAAACGAGGCTATCTTCTGGGCGACTACCACGGAGCCCCCGCTATGGGCGACCTCTCCATATCGCCCTCCGGATGGAAAGGTTCAATCTCTTACTTGCACGGAGTACATAACCCCCTTCCGGTTCATTTAGTTAACACGGACGATTTCAACCTAAACGTCGACTTGCCCGCCCCCCGCCGCCTCCCGCCCCCTTCGGTGGCCCACGTGTCCAGACAAGCCCCCCCAATCCATATTCTCTCCTCCAACTCGCTCGAGAAACCCGTCATGGAGTCCCAAGAGTACATCCCGCCACAGTCCTTCGGAACCGCCGTCTTGCCCCAAATGCCGCCCCCGGCCACCCCCGTCAACGCCGCCGCCTCCAATATCCCCGCGAACCGAGGGGCGGTTTTCCTCGGATCGGGATCGCTAGGAGTCGTGAGTTTAGGCAATGGGGCCTATGCTTTGGGGTCGGGCTCGATAGGGTATTCCGGGAATAGGGCGCAGCCTAGGCCTACCGGGACCGTTCCCGTTTATCCCCCTCTGCCAGCGTCCCCGAATTTGATTCCGGCAGCTGTGCCAAGTCCCTCACCCCAACAGCCGTTGGGGTTGAACTACGATTATCCCCTTTTGAATGTGCCCCAAGTGCCCCAAGTTGACCAAAATGGGTACGAGTATTTGCCCCCTAACAGGGTCGGGTTTGGGGCTCCTAATCCCCCGAGACCTCTGAGGACGAGGCAACAGTTTGCCACACCCACAGCTTTGCAGGTGCGACAGCAAGGACAACAAATCCCGAACGATTTCCAGTTTTCGGTGCCTTTTGGGACCACCGCTGGGGGCATCCCTTTAGcctaa